TATGGGTGATCATAAGGTACAAGAAATAGTGTCAACTGTAGAGAGAGTTTCTGTATCCAATTGTCTGAGAATTTGGTAGTTTCTCCATTTCCCATAATAACTTTACTCTCGAGGTCAATTACTATTTCAGATTAAAAACGCCATTCTTGGGCCCCTTGAAGGATCAAGGAGCAGTTGACAACCAATTTTCCTTGGGATTCCAAAATGTGCTGCCATCGCTGCTGCCGCCACCTTTCTCCAAAAGGCTTCTTTCTCAAAGACAGATCTCCAAAGCCACTTCAGTTTAGGATGAAGAGACATGTGCAGTGTAAGAACTTTGTACACTCCCAGGCCCCGAGAGGGTAAAAACGTAATCATGTTCCATCTCATTAGACTTCGTTCAAAATGGGCATGCAAATCCCAGCAGAAATCCTTATTGCCTCTTTCAATATTGAATTTTCGTATTAGGCATCTACAGAGTAGGTGGTACATTTTTTGAAGGAGAaacttgaattaaattaagacTGCTATCCTTTGGAACAAACCACCAACATTGTAGTTTAACCTGAATTTCTAAATAATGGGCACCTGAAGTCGATTGATACCTGAAGAAGATACATGATTTTCATagattgacatttttttctaTGGAAGACTAGAGGATGGTCTATCCACGAACTGGAGATCATCGATGGGGAGGAAGTTTCTACATTAAGTCCTCTTTAGCAATCTACTAAGCAAGTCAGCCGCAGAAAGTTTATGGCTTGGCAAGGCCATTTTAGTCCGCCAACTTCAAGCAGCTCCCTAAGATCTTCTTATGCCATGCAACAAAATCAAAGTGGACAACTAGGAATAGAGATCAAAGATCTTACATAGATCTCCTATATCTTACAAGTTGACAAGACACTACGCCCTATTAATAAATTAGCccatatttcattttcataatgtATCACATCCTATAACTGGTAGTCTCATAAGGTAATTTTATATGTTGTACACCAAAGCTGATTTAGTGTGGACCAATCTCCAGGCTATTAAGGTCATACTAAGGCTATGAATAGAATTCCTAGAGATGAGAAAgggaacaaaataataaatgtttttttaatgaaaataatataataatttatctaTTACAAATTCAAGTATAAgtgtttaatttataaaacttaTTGTTGAATATCTCCCTCTTGAGCCCACCTCCCCTCCCCTCCCCGCGCTCtcttcttatttataaatgttgGCCACTAACAATTCCCCATGAAATCTAACAAGCTCCAACCATCTCATATAACCACACACATTCTAACTAACCAACCTCAATGCCTAAAGAATTCTAGATAAGTACCATGTACAGTTTATATCAACTGGAactaaaattgagaaaacagAAGTTGATAATGATCAAAACTTACATGGACAAATACATGTATGCATAGTAATTTTTACCTGCCATTCTTGGCATAAACTGCCAGCATCATGCAGTAGCACAATACACTAGGCACTATTCCTGAagctttaatttcatgaaactGCTCCTTGCTCTCATCTACAAGACCTGCAAAGCAATAAACACCTAAAACTGCCTCAAGTGTCTGCTCATCAGGTTTACATCTCATTTTTTCCATCTCAACAAAGGCCTTTATAGCTTCTTCAAACTGACCACTTTGCCTGTAACATTCAATAATACCACTAAATGATTTTGCATTCCTTGAAATGCCAGACTCTCCCATTCTCGATATGATTGCTTCAAGCTCCTTGTAGAGTCCACCCCTAGCGAATGTGTGAATTAGCGAATTATAGGTATCAACAGTTGACTTACTTCCCACTTCGTTCATTGTGTTAAAGGCAACAAGAGCTTCATCATACAATGCAGCCTGTCCGTATGCTTCAATCAGTCCACCATATGCCTTAGAACTTGGAACCATTCCTTTCTCATTCATGTGAAGTAAAATTTTCTTGGCATCCTCGTGCAGCCCCCCCTTCCCACAAGCAAACACTAAGCCCTCGTATGTCTCCATATTTGGGTCAATCTTCTCCTCCACCAAATCATGAAACAGAGTTACAACCTCCTTGAAGTATCCACCCTCGCCAAATACTCGAATGAGAATGTTGTAAGTAGTTGCATCTGGCTCGGCACTGCTCTCTTTCATTTCAAGAAAAAGCTCTCGAACATCATCATACCTCCCATGCTTTCCATATAAATTCAATAGAATGCTATAAGTGGATGCATTTGGCACACATCCTGCAGCTTGCATCTGCTTAAACACGTCCATTGCCTCCTTAATCGACCCGGATTTTGCATGTGCGTCTATTAACACATTGTAGGATGATATATCGGGCAAATACCCTTCGGATTCCATTTCTTTTAGCAGCATAGCAACTTTCTCGAGCTTACCCAATTTTCCAAATGTCTCGACAATATAACTATAGGTTGTTATCTCAGGGACTATCCCTCCTTCTATCATAGTCTTGAAGACCATCTCTGCCTCATCGCCTAAACTGCGGGCAGCACATGCACTAAGCAAAGTATTATAGGTAACAAGATCAGGTTGAACCCCTTCATGCCTCATCTCGGCAAACAATCCCAACAATCCCTCCCAATCCAAATCACCTCTAGCGCATGCATTTATCACGGTATTGTAAGTCAATATATTAGGCGACACTCTATCTCTTTTCATCCTTTCAAGAAGTTCAAGTGAGATTTCGTACTGACCATTGCGCCCGTAGGCATTTATCAAAGCGGTATAAGAAAATACGCTACGTATTACGCCCTGGCTCGCCATTTCATCGAATATCTCGCTACATTTCTCTAGCAATCCTTCGCGGCCGAGCAAGCTGATCATGATGGTATAGATGTGCTCGTTCGGCTTGCACCATATCTGACGCTGCATGTATTTGAAGAGGCGTAACGAACGTTGCCAGTCCCCGCGCGCCGCGAATTCCTTAAAAACCAAGCTGAAGTCATTGAGCGAAAGCCTATTCTTAAAGATATCGAGGCATCGTGCTATGCTGCCTCGAGGCGGGAGGCTACTGAGCTTattaattagggtttcaacGTCATAGCTGTACTTGCCTTTCTCAACAATTACCGACGGATTTCCAAGAACGAGATCCTTCGGCTTCGCTCTACACTTCCCAACGTCGGAGAACAAGCTCCAGTTATCTGAGAAAAATCTACGGCGAACACTGAAATTGGAACGGTTTGAGAGAAATGGAAGTTGTTGAGACAGTAAATACCGCTGCTGAAACGTTGTAGAAATTTCAAGATGATTCGGCACGGACAAATACGGTGATAGCGCCATTACAGGAATCTAGTTTTCATTAGCTGCGCGAGTAAacgaaataaacgaaataAACGAATTGCAATTTACCAGCCGTAATCCTACCCCTTCGAAGACGAGATTGATAGCAATTAACAGGCAACGAAGAACAGATTCAGATAAAAACCACCGAAAATTTCAGAACCAATTTCTCCGATTTGCTAAACGATTTCACATGGAGACTTGCAGCAACGAAGAACAAAAGGGCGGGAGCAGATTGAGAGCTGAAATTGGCTCGGTGAAAGCCACGTGGAGTGGTTTTGGATAACAGTGACGCTTCAAGTAAAGAAGACGGGCGGCTTTAATACGGGTACGGGTTATCCAGTTACACGGCCCGAACCCGGATTCTATTGGGTAATGGCgggataaaaaatataaaaaattaggggATATTTTGACTTTATTCCGCCGTTAAGTGTctcttacttttttatttctttaactaacttttttttttattgttttttattttaattataataatctcGGAATGTTTTCTAgacaatatataaattatattatggATGGGccaacttaattttttaaaatgtaaattaaataaatatcgtTGATATGTGTAGTAATTTATATATACCGTTAATGATTTTAGAGAATATGTTTAATTGATATCAAATGATTCCAGCCAATCGGCACAGACCGCTCTATCCATAGTTAAGACCCAATTAGGAGATGGGCCCTATAATATCTCGTACACATTCTGATGATTGGTCGAGCGAATCAGTCAACTTTAAAGTAGATTTGTTGTCTGAATAGTGCGTTATGACTCGTAGCCGCCTACCCAATAGTAATCAAAGCGTTAAGATCGAAGCACCTCTCATAGATTCGAGAACTACGTGTCCACCAACTTTTGCCGTTATTCGTCATCAAACGGCATCCTACTATAAAAAGGTTACACTTCAATACCATATCTAATACTTATGTCCCAAATTTAGACAAAGATTTGAACATAGCTGatacaatttaattaaattcaattttgccattttcattaaaatctaaaacatctataaatatttaattttattatttttaaaatatattttatcccCTTTCTTTGAAATAAACATGGGCATGACAGCATGAATTTATGACACGTCTTCCATCCCAACGGACCAACCAATCACCACCTAAGCATGTTCCATA
This genomic interval from Cucurbita pepo subsp. pepo cultivar mu-cu-16 chromosome LG20, ASM280686v2, whole genome shotgun sequence contains the following:
- the LOC111783685 gene encoding pentatricopeptide repeat-containing protein At1g74850, chloroplastic, producing MALSPYLSVPNHLEISTTFQQRYLLSQQLPFLSNRSNFSVRRRFFSDNWSLFSDVGKCRAKPKDLVLGNPSVIVEKGKYSYDVETLINKLSSLPPRGSIARCLDIFKNRLSLNDFSLVFKEFAARGDWQRSLRLFKYMQRQIWCKPNEHIYTIMISLLGREGLLEKCSEIFDEMASQGVIRSVFSYTALINAYGRNGQYEISLELLERMKRDRVSPNILTYNTVINACARGDLDWEGLLGLFAEMRHEGVQPDLVTYNTLLSACAARSLGDEAEMVFKTMIEGGIVPEITTYSYIVETFGKLGKLEKVAMLLKEMESEGYLPDISSYNVLIDAHAKSGSIKEAMDVFKQMQAAGCVPNASTYSILLNLYGKHGRYDDVRELFLEMKESSAEPDATTYNILIRVFGEGGYFKEVVTLFHDLVEEKIDPNMETYEGLVFACGKGGLHEDAKKILLHMNEKGMVPSSKAYGGLIEAYGQAALYDEALVAFNTMNEVGSKSTVDTYNSLIHTFARGGLYKELEAIISRMGESGISRNAKSFSGIIECYRQSGQFEEAIKAFVEMEKMRCKPDEQTLEAVLGVYCFAGLVDESKEQFHEIKASGIVPSVLCYCMMLAVYAKNGRWDNAYELLDEMIKNRESGIHQVIGQMIKGGYDDDSNWQMVEYVFDKLNAEGCGLGMRFYNTLLEALWWLGQKGRAARVLTEATKRGLFPELFRKSKLVWSVDVHRMWEGGAYTAISLWVNKMNEMLMDGEELPQVAAVVVGRGWLEKDTTAQNLPIPRAVYSFLQDNVSSSFTFPGWNNGRIVCQPSQLKQLLADTEASSSEIITLNNSPLNLPEAKISRSGISNDKYEDVDSKSSNRTGTELLTATV